The following proteins come from a genomic window of Chitinispirillum alkaliphilum:
- a CDS encoding Two-component response regulator yesN, which translates to MKKILVVEDNEDLRILYKRLFRKTEDIQIEDVDSGEKALERAAQSTPDLMIIDISLPGITGLDLTEQIRQKYPSVKIMIVTGHEVSRYQKEAIKRGANDLVSKEIGRDIVNRCIDLINQG; encoded by the coding sequence AGGACTTGAGAATTCTCTACAAGCGTTTGTTCAGAAAAACGGAAGATATCCAGATCGAAGATGTTGACAGCGGTGAGAAGGCTTTGGAAAGGGCGGCTCAGAGCACTCCTGATCTGATGATTATCGACATTTCACTTCCGGGTATAACAGGACTTGATCTCACAGAACAGATCCGTCAAAAGTACCCATCGGTGAAAATTATGATAGTTACCGGCCATGAGGTTTCCCGCTATCAGAAGGAGGCGATAAAAAGAGGTGCCAATGATCTGGTATCCAAAGAGATTGGCAGGGATATCGTAAACAGGTGTATAGATTTGATCAATCAGGGATAA